In Saccharomonospora marina XMU15, one genomic interval encodes:
- a CDS encoding GntR family transcriptional regulator — protein sequence MPKVPAFEPNPASPVYLYLQVADHIAARIEAGDLPVGGRLPGERDLADEYRVSLQTARRAVAELRDRGLAITVPVKGTFVRRPDERR from the coding sequence GTGCCGAAGGTGCCAGCGTTCGAACCGAACCCCGCGAGCCCGGTCTACCTCTACCTGCAGGTCGCCGACCACATCGCGGCTCGCATCGAAGCCGGTGACCTCCCGGTCGGCGGCAGGTTGCCGGGTGAGCGTGATCTCGCCGATGAGTACCGGGTGTCGTTGCAGACGGCGCGGCGTGCTGTCGCCGAGTTGCGCGACCGTGGCTTGGCGATCACGGTTCCGGTGAAGGGGACGTTCGTGCGCCGCCCCGACGAGCGGCGTTAA